The Etheostoma cragini isolate CJK2018 chromosome 15, CSU_Ecrag_1.0, whole genome shotgun sequence genome window below encodes:
- the rtbdn gene encoding retbindin, which translates to MGVTSRPLLLVCAYLATALIGGARSEGVCLQDGKHKATPGPEPQLRECGLYADNSCCTEEDIQDISHVPSESNKNDPWDKCGPLSSSCEGFLKRVSCFYRCSPDAARWPHPHRRSYIQAVPLCHSFCRDWFDACRMDMTCARNWARDPRGQNCTGTCVPYQQMYQHGRDLCESLWGDAFLTVEDEPEDVGEAGEGGAGGEAGEGGAGGGGGGGAGAGGGRPCGCLTLSPSDKDVMAALRAQQDDPEELDTTKTGLPQLPKQRPPDLT; encoded by the exons ATGGGTGTCACCTCTCGCCCTCTGCTATTGGTTTGCGCTTATCTGGCGACCGCACTGATTGGTGGAGCCCGCTCCGAGGGGGTGTGTCTTCAAGACGGCAAGCACAAGGCCACGCCCGGCCCGGAGCCACAGCTGAGGGAGTGTGGGCTGTACGCTGACA atagCTGCTGCACAGAAGAAGACATCCAGGACATCTCCCATGTTCCCTCTGAGAGCAATAAGAATGATCCCTGGGACAAGTGTGGGCCTCTGAGCTCATC GTGTGAAGGCTTCCTGAAGCGTGTGTCGTGTTTTTACCGCTGCTCCCCCGATGCCGCGCGCTGGCCTCACCCCCACCGCCGCTCATACATCCAGGCCGTGCCGCTCTGCCACAGCTTCTGCCGTGATTG GTTTGATGCCTGCAGGATGGACATGACGTGTGCTCGTAACTGGGCCAGAGACCCCCGGGGGCAGAACTGCACTGGGACCTGCGTCCCGTATCAGCAG atgtacCAGCACGGCAGGGATCTCTGCGAGAGCTTGTGGGGCGACGCCTTCTTGACTGTGGAGGATGAGCCGGAGGACGTGGGGGAGGCTGGAGAGGGTGGAGCGGGTGGAGAGGCTGGAGAGGGTGGAGcgggtggaggtggtggtggaggtgctGGTGCTGGCGGAGGTCGACCCTGCGGCTGCCTGACCCTCAGTCCCTCAGACAAAGACGTGATGGCCGCCCTCAGGGCGCAGCAGGATGACCCAGAGGAGCTGGACACCACCAAGACGGGCCTGCCCCA GTTGCCCAAACAGAGGCCACCTGACCTCACCTGA